A part of Vespertiliibacter pulmonis genomic DNA contains:
- a CDS encoding phosphatidylglycerophosphatase A → MKINIKNPIHFLAVGFGSGLITPAPGTWGSLIGLISAIILWQLTASSTFFVVLTVLSFIFGCHICEKTSKDLGVHDDGRIVWDEIVALFFIFCLLPEYNWLYYLLTFGLFRLFDIWKPYPIKTIDLQLQNGFGIMFDDILAAIYTLISLYIIHWWI, encoded by the coding sequence ATGAAAATTAACATAAAAAATCCAATCCACTTTCTAGCGGTAGGCTTTGGTTCAGGCTTAATCACCCCAGCCCCAGGCACTTGGGGATCATTAATAGGACTGATTAGTGCAATAATTTTATGGCAACTAACCGCTTCCAGCACATTTTTTGTGGTATTGACTGTTTTATCATTCATATTTGGTTGCCATATTTGTGAGAAAACAAGTAAAGATCTTGGCGTACACGATGATGGACGAATTGTATGGGACGAAATTGTAGCTCTATTTTTTATTTTTTGTCTTTTACCTGAATATAACTGGCTTTACTACCTACTCACATTCGGTTTATTCCGCTTATTTGATATTTGGAAACCTTATCCTATTAAAACAATCGATCTTCAGTTACAAAATGGATTTGGCATTATGTTTGATGATATTTTAGCGGCTATTTATACGCTTATTTCTCTTTATATTATCCATTGGTGGATTTAA
- the nusB gene encoding transcription antitermination factor NusB, with protein sequence MKLSPRRRARECAVQAIYSWQISQNPVEQIELAFVTELAFVTDENTVIENDKVDMPYFRKLFRGTVENIDMVDTLLRPYLDRPENDVDPIERALLRLAAYELKYETDVPYKVVINEAIEVAKVLGSDDSHKYINGILDKLAPALGRK encoded by the coding sequence ATGAAACTTTCTCCCCGTCGCAGAGCCCGTGAATGTGCAGTACAGGCAATCTATTCTTGGCAAATTTCGCAAAACCCTGTTGAGCAAATTGAACTAGCTTTTGTTACCGAGCTCGCTTTTGTTACCGATGAAAATACAGTCATAGAAAATGACAAAGTTGATATGCCCTATTTCCGCAAACTATTTCGGGGGACAGTAGAAAACATTGACATGGTTGATACCCTATTACGCCCTTATTTAGATCGTCCAGAAAATGATGTAGATCCTATTGAGCGTGCATTATTACGTCTTGCCGCTTATGAATTAAAATATGAAACAGATGTCCCTTATAAAGTAGTCATCAATGAAGCTATTGAAGTTGCCAAAGTACTAGGTTCAGATGATAGCCATAAATATATTAATGGTATTTTAGACAAGCTTGCACCAGCTCTAGGTCGTAAATAA
- the pilQ gene encoding type IV pilus secretin PilQ, translated as MRTLYLGLIFISFSVFSNTISIVLKDAPTKDIISYLAQETDKDIVLTENIDTVSTLQIKKSNFDKIIQSLSHIHNFHIEKDNNIYYVTKSKNKEEKSTSQNTAILESSTIISPKVITKTIQLNYAKASEIIESITKGNGNLLSENGYLHFDDRSNRIIIKDTPSSIKNLTQIIKQLDTPIEQIAIEARIVTISSENLKELGVRWGMFSRNKNSYRFSGNLEGNDLITNNLNINFPVVNNAASMVLQVASINSRVLDLELSALEQENSVEIIASPRLLTTNKKSASIKQGTEIPYAIYDKKSQTSELEFKDAVLGLEVTPHISENNQILLDLIVTQNSPANSKGASDLATIDKQELKTQVFAKHGETIVLGGIFQHLTAKGEDKVPVLGSIPMLKYLFSQRRDKISKRELIIFVTPYIIRSESNLAKPIKPTQKSQHK; from the coding sequence ATGCGAACGCTTTATTTAGGATTAATTTTTATAAGTTTCTCTGTATTTTCTAATACTATTTCTATAGTACTAAAAGATGCGCCAACCAAAGATATTATCTCTTATCTAGCACAAGAAACAGATAAAGATATTGTATTAACTGAAAATATTGATACTGTTTCTACACTACAAATAAAAAAAAGTAATTTTGATAAAATCATACAAAGTCTTTCCCACATTCATAATTTTCATATTGAAAAAGATAACAATATTTATTATGTTACAAAATCAAAAAATAAAGAGGAAAAAAGTACATCACAAAATACTGCTATTTTAGAATCATCAACTATTATTAGCCCGAAAGTCATTACTAAAACAATACAACTTAATTATGCTAAAGCATCAGAAATTATCGAATCTATTACGAAAGGAAACGGCAATTTACTCTCTGAAAATGGTTATTTACATTTTGATGATAGAAGTAACCGCATTATTATCAAAGATACGCCTAGTTCTATTAAAAATCTTACTCAAATAATTAAACAGCTAGATACACCAATAGAACAAATTGCTATTGAGGCTCGGATCGTTACGATCAGCAGTGAAAATCTCAAAGAATTAGGGGTTCGGTGGGGAATGTTTAGCCGTAATAAAAATTCTTATCGTTTTAGTGGCAATTTAGAAGGCAATGATTTAATAACTAATAACCTAAATATTAATTTTCCTGTAGTAAATAATGCAGCATCAATGGTCTTACAAGTTGCAAGTATTAACAGCCGAGTACTGGATTTAGAATTAAGCGCCTTAGAACAAGAAAATAGCGTTGAAATTATTGCTAGTCCTCGCTTACTCACCACCAATAAAAAAAGTGCAAGTATTAAGCAAGGAACAGAAATTCCTTATGCCATTTATGATAAAAAATCTCAAACTTCCGAGCTTGAATTCAAAGATGCAGTACTTGGGTTAGAAGTTACCCCCCATATTTCAGAAAACAACCAAATTTTACTAGATCTTATTGTGACACAAAATTCTCCTGCTAACTCAAAAGGCGCCAGTGATTTAGCAACCATAGATAAACAAGAATTAAAAACCCAAGTATTTGCAAAACACGGAGAAACAATCGTACTTGGCGGCATTTTTCAACATCTTACTGCCAAAGGTGAAGATAAAGTACCTGTACTAGGTAGCATCCCTATGCTTAAATACTTATTCAGCCAACGGCGGGACAAAATTTCAAAACGAGAGCTGATTATTTTCGTTACGCCCTATATTATTCGCTCAGAATCAAATTTAGCAAAACCAATTAAACCAACGCAGAAATCTCAGCATAAATAA